Part of the Salvelinus namaycush isolate Seneca chromosome 25, SaNama_1.0, whole genome shotgun sequence genome is shown below.
taaaaaacttccttcatactggacgaaGAGACAAAAAtgatatccacgagttcatctgactctggtgGGGTAGATAAAGAAGTTAATTGCCAAAATCTCAAACTAACCTGTGAGGAATTGAGAGCCCACCGTCGACAGCGCCCTTTAGTGCTCCGAACACCTTGTTTCCTGTGGACGTCCTGGCGAGCCCGGCGTCTAGGAAACATGTGAAGGCCCCCGGCTGGCCATCTATACTCTCCACGTTGAACTCGTCTCCCGTCACCTCCACCTGGCCCTCGTACACCTGGTCCAGGCCGAACTTGTTCAGCAGCTGAGGAGACAAAGATGTTTCATTAGAGAAATGCAATCTAAGATTTAGCAGCAACCCCTGTTGACAATTCATATCTAATGAATAGAATCTTGATAAACTGAAAATTCATTGCATTAACTGTGCTGCTGGATATCAGACTCAGTTAAGGAATATCCCCACACCagcttacaccccccccccccaaaaaaacaaagaGTTCAGTGTATTAGACAACAAAATTATAAGCATTTGCTAGCATCAAATCTATACACAAAGGGAAGTCCACAAAGGCCGGGTCTGTCTTGCTTTGTCAGCACAATGATATTGGTTCTGGCTATGGTGGAAGGTTTTAGTCAAAAGCCCTCAAACCCAACATCAGCAACAATTCCTCTCCCATAATTTGAAAAAAAGTATCCTTTGCCAGTGCAGAACTGCAGATGAATGGCTACACAGGTGTCATCAACACCCTGACATACAACTTCACTCAAGGGAAAGTCATGCCTGATAAATCACAATGACGTCAACTAGCTACCTCATGAAAACAGAAAAATGTACTGAGAAAAAGCAGGAAATCTTAGCACGAGTGCGCACATCTCTATGGGATTGCACAATGACATGTAGCTATGCATTCTTCTCTGTTTGAGACTTCAGTATGTGTATGCATATAGTATGTGTGTAAGCATGTCatagggggtgtgtgtgtgacccttaCCCTGCGAGCCAGCAGAAGGCCCGTGCAGTAGGCTGCAGCGTAATTTGTCAGTCCCACGGTGATGCCATACTTGAGCAGCTCATGGGAGTAGGCAGCAGCGACAATCTGGTCTCCCTCGATCTTGGCATAGGCAATCTGAAGCAATTAATAAAAGTGGTGAGGGCCAGGATGTGTTTTTACAAATCTAAATAGTTGTTGAAATCACACCAAGGCTGCACACATCAGCCCTCCAGCAATCACCTGGCAACAGATATCTCTGTTGGAGAACCTCACAATCATCCTGTATTTGGGTGTGTTGTACTTGTTCTTGTCTTGGATGACCAGGCGCTTACGGGCAAAGTAGTCAGTCTTACCCTCTGTCAAAGACAAATCACAACAAACACACAACTGGTTAGTATGCCAGCATTAGCCAATAGGACAATGACAATTACAAGACTATCTTGCTTCTCTCAGCCCCGTCTTGAAAGAACAAAAAAACATCAGCCGTCGCAAATGAAGGACCAACTACATATTGCTCAGAGATCTTGGTATCATCATTAAGAAGCAGCGAATTTAACGCACAAGTTGAAAACTGGTTAGTATTCACCATTAAAATAAGCCAATTAAAACACTGTTCTACAATCTATTGAGTCCGTGGCTCGTAAATGTGCATTACATAAAGAAAATTGTATGATTATTCACCTCGCCTTCTCCTGAATTTCACCTGGTATCTCTTGAAGTAAGCCTTACTTTTCACTACTTTCACGAAGCCCTGTGGAGAAGAGAAGTGAGACAGCTGCCATTGCATATTTCTGGTGACATGGGTGTCACTCACCTAACGTGCAATACATATTACTGCAGTGTAAGTTCTCCATGGCACAGCTAGCTTGGCCGGTTGAAACACTTTTCTTCAGACTGGTGGCCAATTTGCAAACCTAACTTGCTAGGTAACGTTAGGACTTTCAAACAAGAGTATCGACTGACAACTTCTTCACACAATGACCAGTTTCATTCGCATGGAAGATAAGCAGGCCAATATATTAACAACAAACACGTTATGCAATTGGCATGACATTATTTATTAATAGGAATAACTAAGAAATGTCAAAGGCCTTTGAGCGCCATATCACCACGCTGGAACCTAGCATTCAGCTGACCGGTGAAAGTTTATATCACAAATCCAACGTCATCCATTTCAAAAGAAACGAACATCAGACATAGAAATGCACAAGACAAGTAATAGCATTAAATGTTTAATGTTGACAGTATATGACGACAATATATTTACCATTTTTGCAGTTTTTCCAACTTCTCAGTTGACAGCCTTTTCCAGAGCTGGTAAAATATGCTGACGTTGCAGACAGGATGTGTGTTCTTGTGAATAGAAACTGTAATGCACGCCACCTAGTGGATTGGAGGAGAAATTGTATGAATATTAAcaaaaaatatcaaataaaatgtatctcATATCGCTAGCCTCGGCTTCAGGTGAATGCCTGGGCAGAGGCTACAATATTAGTCTCTGATGTGTCTCCTATCTGTGCAAGGATGCAAGCAAAGTTGCAAAAATATTTACGCTTTTGCAAGAATAATCTATTCTGGCCTCTCAATTATGAATATCACCATAATGAAGGCAAAGACACAATACACATACAACAAGGAACTAACACCCATGAAACTACATTCAAAATCAATTCTGACTAAGTAAAGAATCCCTGTATACTTCTACATGACATTGTGTGGTAAAactttatctgtgtgtgtttccccTCCAGCGCCACTGGATGTTCTTACCATGGGTGAGGATAATAAACCATCACagagtttcaagttttaatgtcaaatgtaacctttatttaactaggcaagtcagttaagaacacattcttatttacaatgacggcctacaccggccaaaacaAGTGCacaggtacagtgaaatgcctttcttgcgagctccaaacccaacaatgcagtaatcaatatcaatgtagcactAAAAATAAACAGGTAGAATAACAGGTAGTATAAAAACACACCAGAAATAGAAATAAGAAACAAAGGGTCATTGTCCTGGCTGACATTACCAAGAcaccagcagagggcagcagcAACCCATTCCAGTGTACAGTAGCCCAGCCCTGCAGTATGTGATCTCGGGAATAAGGTATTTGGGGAGGACAGGCtagtggtaatggctggagcggaaagggtggaatggtatcaaatacatcaaacacatgggttCCATGCTATTCCATTCGCTCATTTCCAGAccttattatgagccgtcctccctcaacagcctccactgcTCACTACTTATGCTAGGCATGGCATTCCTGAAAGTTCAATAACAGTGTTGAAAAAGGATGTAGCTGtgcatcagaggaggctggtgagaggagcaataggaggatgggctcattgtaatggctggaatggaatccataaaacggtatcaaacacattgaACATATGGAAagcacatgtttgactccgttccattcattccattccagccgttacaatgagcctgtcctcctatagctcttcACACCAGCCTCCTCTACTACTCAgtggtattcaactcttaccctacgaggtccgaagcctgctggttttctaATGTACCTGACAAGTAATTACACCCACTGGTGTACCAGGTTCCCCCCTTactagaggggaacaatgacaaAAAGCAGTGGAAGTGCTTCAAGGTCATGAGTTGAATTTGAGAGGCCAATAGCCTATATACTTTTTACTGTTTCAAAGGAGAGTATTTCTTCCTTTTTGGATAGGTATAGATTAGAACAAGATGGGGAGACAGAGTTGCTGGTCATAGAGCAGGTTTCGAACCCTTGCCCAAAGGGGCTATGTGTAGACCCAACTTGGCAGCACTACCACCAGACCAGACTGCCACTgctttactttatttatttttatgctgCCTTCTGAAATGAATTAATTAATATTTTGAAAAAAAAGTTATCTGTTGTTAATGGCATTTTTAAATAGACTGAGTATAAGGGTTCTGAATTGAATAGGATGTTGTGATATTAATCACAACCTCATGCTCCTTTGTAAACTGCATTGTGAAACGTCATGATTTTTagaactaacccaagatagaccccAACCTGTAGTatccaatgggaacaaatgaatcctagtgggcagaacaagcaaggaggtgggcagagccaagcagaGCTAGCGAGAGCCTATTGGCACGTTCTAGCGTGTACAGTATTAGCATATTTGCATATTGgtcacaagcatttcactacactcgcaataacatctgctaaccatgtgtatgtgaccaataacatttgatttaattgtATTTCATTAGGGAATGCCAACTCTGTGAAGTGTgagtgtgcaataactcaattcacccttgcactccttctaaaaaacaacatttttagaaactttggcaaagggtaaagtcaacaaacttagtccactctgttttTTACAAattctagttttggaaacagaaaactgtactgagatcaaatgtttcatcaatgagaaaattagcagaatgtcgtacaaaatccatctcgctccgtctactcccactgccggccactgggcttcctctcatcaccatatttggtagtgagtggaaacaccaaccggatgcttcacatttatacattcGGTGAAAAATCTGcttcattgttctatctgtgactgaactagctggctagctgaatTATGCTAAATTTCATCCTCATAGAGCCCGCCAGTTTGTAGTCTGGCTACTGAACGCTAGCTACTGAACCATTGCTCCATTTGGTTGCCCATCAGTATCTGCTCTGCTGTCCTGGAGCGCGATGGCAGGGACAGCCACAGTATCTGCTCTGCTGTCCTAGAGAGCGATGGCAGGGACAGCCACGGTATCTGCTCTGCTGTCCTGGAGATCGATGCCAGGGacagaaaaaaagaaagatagaaaatataaaacatttagaTTTCTTCATCGCACTATGAGTTTGTTAAAATTTAGCCCTATCTGTAGATCACCCAACCCCTAAAAAGGAACCAATGTCTTCTCCTTTTCTTGATAAAATGACCGATAagatctttctctctcactctcagtgAGAATATCACTGCTGTCATTCAGTCACATTGGGTCCTAGTGAACAGGTCACTGCCATTCCCAAGCTCTGTTCTGCAGAACTGGTTTCGCAAGAGAGAGCAACTGTGAAAGGAGAGCCGGACTACCCCATTTGGGGCCCCAGGGGACCAACCTTTTTTGGGGGGTGAAAACAGATAACTTCATGCATTTCAACAAATTGTGTGTTGAAAAAATGTTTTAGAATGCTATTCTACACGTTTTGTCATGAGGCTATGAGAAAATgtacagttttaaagctaatttcctgcaattctatacttTTGGCAATGGGTCAGAGAGAAAGAATGTGCTGTTTTATAGCTTATCTCATGATATTGTTcacatttcctgctattctacacatttttccatgaggctgagagatAGTTTagtagttttaaagctaattttcaTGTCATTCTAAAGATGTTGCTATCCTATGGTATCTGGGGGTCCCCAACCTCAAAAATATTTTGGTTGGTAGCCTTCTTGAAGGTCGAGGGCCCTAGGGCATGTGCCCTGAGTGCCCATCCAGTACAGTCCAGTCATCTTGTAGTGCCTGTAATAGAACTAGGTGGTTGAGTGAGAAACCACCCATGGTTGACTGGTGCtgcagcagaacagacaaatctTGCATAGGATGACTGTGGATGCAGAACGTCAATTCAGTGGAGTCACGGTATCTGCTCTGCTGTCCTGGAGAGCGATGGCAGGGACGGCCACGGTATCTGCTCTGTTGTCCTGGAGCGCGATGGCAGGGACAGCCACGGTATCTGCTCTGCTGTCCTGGAGTGCGATGGCAGGGACAGTCACGGTATCTGCTCTGCTATCCTGAGAGCGATGGCAGGGACAGTCACGGTATCTGCTCTGCTGTCCTGGAGAGCGATGGCAGGGACAGCCACGGTATCTGCTCTGCTGTCCTGGAGAGCGATGGCAGGGACAGTCACGGTATCTGCTCTGCTGTCCTGGAGAGCGATGGCAGGGACAGCCACGGTATCTGCTCTGCTGTCCTGGAGCGCGATGGCAGGGACGGCCACGGTATCTGCTCTGCTGTCCTGGAGAGCGATGGCAGGGACAGCCACGGTATCTGCTCTGCTGTCCTGGAGAGCGATGGCAGGGACAGCCACGGTATCTGCTCTGCTGTCCTGAAGCGCGATGGCAGGGACGGCCACGGTATCTGCTCTGCTGTCCTGGAGAGCGATGGCAGGGACAGCCACGGTATCTGCTCTGCTGTCCTGGAGCGCGATGGCAGGGACAGCCACGGTATCTGCTCTGCTGTCCTGGAGTGCGATGGCAGGGACAGTCACGGTATCTGCTCTGCTATCCTGAGAGCGATGGCAGGGACAGTCACGGTATCTGCTCTGCTGTCCTGGAGAGCGATGGCAGGGACAGTCACGGTATCTGCTCTGCTGTCCTGGAGAGCGATGGCAGGGACGGCCACGGTATCTGCTCTGCTGTCCTGAAGCGCGATGGCAGGGACGGCCACGGTATCTGCTCTGCTGTCCTGGAGAGCGATGGCAGGGACAGCCACGGTATCTGCTCTGCTGTCCTGGAGCGCGATGGCAGGGACAGCCACGGTATCTGCTCTGCTGTCCTGGAGTGCGATGGCAGGGACAGTCACGGTATCTGCTCTGCTATCCTGAGAGCGATGGCAGGGACAGTCACGGTATCTGCTCTGCTGTCCTGGAGAGCGATGGCAGGGACAGTCACGGTATCTGCTCTGCTGTCCTGGAGAGCGATGGCAGGGACGGCCACGGTATCTGCTCTGCTGTCCTGGAGAGCGATGGCAGGGACAGCCACGGTATCTGCTCTGCTGTCCTGGAGCGCGATGGCAGGGACGGCCACGGTATCTGCTCTGCTGTCCTGGAGAGCGATGGCAGGGACAGCCACGGTATCTGCTCTGCTGTCCTGGAGCGCGATGGCAGGGACAGCCACGGTATCTGCTCTGCTGTCCTGGAGTGCGATGGCAGGGACAGTCACGGTATCTGCTCTGCTGTCCTGAGAGCGATGGCAGGGACAGTCACGGTATCTGCTCTGCTGTCCTGGAGAGCGATGGCAGGGACAGCCACGGTATCTGCTCTGCTGTCCTGGAGAGCGATGGCAGGGACAGTCACGGTATCTGCTCTGCTGTCCTGGAGAGCGATGGCAGGGACAGCCACGGTATCTGCTCTGCTGTCCTGGAGAGCGATGGCAGGGACAGTCACGGTATCAGCTCTGCTGTCCTGGAGAGCGATGGCAGGGACAGCCACACCCAGTTAAGTTAGCAAGGGTAAATTCTAACTGTATAAGAAATTAGTTAAGGTTTGCCAAAATTGGTTACCTATTggaatgcagtttaaaaaatggCCACATTGCAATACCCATACTAAGTATACCACTTAGAATGCATGTTCAATACATTGCTTCACACTAAATGGTATGCTAGTGTGAATATATTGGGACAGTCTCCCTTGACATTGAAGCAGCCACGCCCAGTCTGCTGATCCAGCTCTTCCCTGGTAGGACCGGTGGTGATGAGTAGAGACCATTGACCTATATGTGGTAACCTCCCCCAATGAGCACTCTGCTTTGATTAATCAGCCTAGTATCATGCAGCAGTCAAGCCTTGGGAAGGTCCTCAGTCACAGGggtcaactataggacaggaTGCTTGAAATGTTTATGTTAAAAATCACTATTGTGTGTGTACCTCACTCACAAGGTAAAATATTGATGACTCTTTGATAATTCAAAACAAATGTTATTACCATACATATTGAAGTTGTCTATCATTCAttgtttattaaattatgttAAAATCACATTACCCGTCCGCCTAAAAATGAAACTTTTTCCACCTCCTTGTCATGTTTGTGAAACGGTCTTTGAGATAAGATCCAAAAGGTCTACAGTTCATTTGAAGAACATTCAAAACGTTTTAGAATGTTACGGCATTCTGATTAGCCAAATTATGTTCTCTTTGCACAATTTTGCAAACTTTACAGTGTTTCTCATTTGTAATTATATATATAGACAGAGAGATAACAGTACAGTAGAACATCAATGGCGGATAAACTATTAAATAACGTTCAAGTACATAACAAACAACTGCCTAGCCGGTCGACTCAAACCCCGGTCTCACGATATAGAAAGATAAAACATTTAGATTTCTTCATCGCACTATGAGTTTGTTAAAATGTAGCCCTATCTGTAGATCACCCAACCCCTAAAAAGGAACCAATGTCTTCTCCTTTTCTGGATAAAATGACCGATAagatctttctctctcactctcagtgAGAACATCACTGCTGTCATTCAGTCACATTGGGTCCTAGTGAACAGGTCACTGCCATTCCCAAGCTCTGTTCTGCAGAACTGGTTTCGCAAGAGAGAGCAACTGTGAAAGGAGAGCCGGACTACCCCATTTGGGGCCCCAGGGGACCAACCTTTTTTGGGCGGTGAAAACAGATAACTTCATGCATTTCAACAAATTGTGTGTTGAAAAAAATGTTTTAGAATGCTATTCTACACGTTTTGTCAAGAGGCTATGAGAAAATttacagttttaaagctaatttcctgcaattctatacttTTGGCAATGGGTCAGAGAGAAAGAATGTGCTGTTTTATAGcttatctcaaatcaaatcaaatcaaatttatttatatagcccttcttacatcagctgatatctcaaagtgctgtacagaaacccagcctaaaaccccaaacagcaagcaatgcaggtgtagaagcacggtggctaggaaaaactccctagaaaggccaaaacctaggaagaaacctagagaggaaccaggctatgaggggtggccagtcctcttctggctgtgccgggtggagattataacagaacatggccaagatgttcaaatgttcataaattaccagcatggtcaaataataataatcacagtagttgtcgagggtgcagcgagtcagcacctcaggagtaaatgtcagttggcttttcatagccgatcattaagagtatctctaccgctcctgcagtctctagagagttgaaaacagcaggtctgggacaggtagcacgtccggtgaacaggtcagggttccatagccgcaggcagaacagttgaaactggagcagcagcacggccaggtggactggggacagcaaggagtcatcatgtcaggtcgtcctgaggcatggtcctagggctcaggtcctcagagagagagaaagaaagagagaaagagagaattagagagagcatacttaaattcacacaggacaccggataagacaggagaagtactccagatataacaaactgaccctagccccccgacacataaactactgcagcataaatactggaggctgagacaggagggttcacatttcctgctattctacacatttttccatgaggctgagagatAATGTagtagttttaaagctaattttcttgcaattctaaaGATTTTGCTATCCTATGGTATCTGGGGGTCCCCAACCTCAAATTATTTTGGTTGGTAGCCCCCTTGAATGTCGGGGGCCCTAGGGCATGTGCCCTGAGTGCCCATCCAGTACAGTCCAGTCATCTTGTAGTGCCTGTAATAGGCCTAGGTGGTTGAGTGAGAAGCCACCCATGGTTGACTGGTGCtgcagcagaacagacaaatctTGCATAGGATGACTGTGGATGCAGAACGTCAATTCAGTGGAGTCCTAGTTTTTTCCATTCAACACAAAAGTGGTTTTAAGCCCTAATTACAATAAAGGCCTACATAAAACCACATTTGTGTCAGTACCTACTATGGGCTGTCTGGCTCGGAAAAGGCAAATTTGTCCTAAATTTACTCATTACGATAGATTACCCTACAAGGAATAAGTAAATTACATGCCAAATATATAGCGGAAATAGTGGAGATGGCACTAAGATCTAGCAACTCCTgtttgaaaaagtgttttgttcTCAGTCAGCTATGTGACACTCTGACCAGACTTCTCACACCTTATTTAGAGAAGAAAATCTCTTTGTCAAAACTAGGTCTGCAAAGCTACTGGTAATTTACCAAAGATAACTGAATCttctgtaattttggtaattagcaggtaatctatggcaatctatggtaactttggtaatttatacttgaacaACCTTTAAATATATTAATGTAGAGTATTTTTATATCTGTGTCGACTTTCTGGTGGATAGGGAAAGGGAaagtgggatacctagtcagttgtccaacaatGTATTCAACTGATGTCacaacttctgccgaagtcggtccctctacttgttcgggcggcgttcggcggtcgacgtcaccggccttctagccatcgccgatccacttttcattttccatttgttttgtctttgttttacacacctggtttcaattccccaattacatgttcattatttaaccctctgttttccccatggtttttgtgcgtgattgttttatgtatgttcggtccgttattgtgggctcggtattacgacatgttattggaatatttgagtaaagttacttgtgttact
Proteins encoded:
- the LOC120020521 gene encoding 60S ribosomal protein L5-like codes for the protein MGFVKVVKSKAYFKRYQVKFRRRREGKTDYFARKRLVIQDKNKYNTPKYRMIVRFSNRDICCQIAYAKIEGDQIVAAAYSHELLKYGITVGLTNYAAAYCTGLLLARRLLNKFGLDQVYEGQVEVTGDEFNVESIDGQPGAFTCFLDAGLARTSTGNKVFGALKGAVDGGLSIPHSTKRFPGYDMESKEFNTEMHRKHIMGMNVSDYMSYLMEEDEDAYKKQFSRFIKNGVTPDTVEEMYKKAHAAIRENPVHEKKPKKDVKKKRWNRAKLSLAQRKDRVAQKKASFLRAQEAEAADG